A window of the Schlesneria paludicola DSM 18645 genome harbors these coding sequences:
- a CDS encoding QcrA and Rieske domain-containing protein: MNRRELLQWLSRGMATTIAAIIGLPGIRYLSGKAPSVTEPESDFRRLKRLQDLSVGRPVMVPVLGSKQDAWVQSDQQVLGRVWLIRRPAASGAAETEVHAFSSVCPHMGCQIQMQPSSQKFVCPCHRATFDLNGERQNDPVSQEANHAPRDMDPLACRVVCDSSSEDAWVEVKFETFQIGSKQRVVRS, encoded by the coding sequence ATGAATCGTCGTGAGCTATTGCAGTGGTTAAGTCGTGGAATGGCGACAACGATCGCTGCAATCATTGGCCTACCCGGAATCCGATACTTGTCTGGCAAAGCTCCGTCAGTGACAGAGCCGGAGTCGGATTTTCGCAGGCTGAAACGTTTGCAAGATCTATCCGTTGGTCGGCCAGTCATGGTACCCGTCCTCGGTAGTAAGCAAGATGCCTGGGTACAAAGCGACCAACAAGTTCTGGGACGCGTATGGCTGATTCGGCGTCCTGCCGCATCGGGTGCTGCGGAAACTGAGGTACATGCCTTCAGCAGTGTCTGTCCCCATATGGGATGTCAGATCCAGATGCAGCCTTCGAGTCAGAAATTCGTCTGTCCCTGCCATCGGGCGACTTTTGACCTGAACGGAGAACGTCAGAACGACCCGGTGTCTCAAGAAGCGAACCACGCGCCACGTGATATGGATCCTTTGGCGTGCCGCGTTGTGTGCGACTCTTCAAGTGAAGACGCCTGGGTTGAAGTCAAATTCGAAACATTTCAGATCGGATCAAAACAACGTGTCGTCCGAAGTTAA